The proteins below come from a single Saccharopolyspora sp. SCSIO 74807 genomic window:
- a CDS encoding TlyA family RNA methyltransferase, with amino-acid sequence MPRRARLDAELVRRGWARSREHASELVAAGRVTVRGMVAKKSATAVETAAPIVVNEDVDDPRWASRGAHKLLGALTAFEPEGLSISGRRCLDAGASTGGFTDVLLRRDAREVVAVDVGYGQLVWALQTDERVRVQDRTNVRSLSPEDIGGKVDLVVADLSFISLKLVLPALHACAVQDADLVLMIKPQFEVGKQRLGSGGVVRDPGLRTEAVVDVVRFAADSGLGLRAVEASPLPGPSGNVEFFVWLRAGSSTSASEATELVVDAVRRGPQTANNGGVTDAAAVANTSDERQGSGS; translated from the coding sequence GTGCCACGCAGAGCGCGTTTGGACGCCGAACTGGTACGGCGTGGTTGGGCTCGGTCGCGTGAGCACGCCTCGGAACTCGTCGCCGCGGGCAGGGTGACCGTGCGCGGAATGGTGGCCAAGAAGTCCGCCACTGCCGTTGAGACCGCCGCGCCCATCGTCGTGAACGAGGACGTGGACGACCCGCGGTGGGCTTCCCGCGGAGCGCACAAGCTCTTGGGGGCACTAACGGCTTTCGAGCCCGAAGGTCTTTCGATCAGTGGTCGGCGTTGCCTCGACGCGGGCGCGTCGACCGGCGGATTCACCGACGTGCTGTTGCGACGCGACGCGCGCGAGGTCGTCGCTGTGGACGTCGGATACGGACAGCTCGTCTGGGCGTTGCAGACCGACGAGCGGGTCCGCGTGCAGGACCGCACGAACGTGCGCTCGCTGAGCCCGGAGGACATCGGTGGAAAGGTCGACCTCGTGGTGGCCGATCTGTCGTTCATCTCGCTCAAACTGGTCCTGCCCGCGCTGCACGCGTGCGCGGTGCAGGACGCCGACCTGGTGCTGATGATCAAGCCGCAGTTCGAGGTGGGCAAGCAACGCCTCGGATCCGGTGGAGTGGTGCGTGATCCGGGGCTGCGCACCGAAGCCGTCGTTGACGTCGTGCGCTTCGCCGCGGACAGCGGTCTGGGGTTGCGTGCTGTGGAAGCCAGCCCGCTGCCCGGACCGTCGGGAAACGTGGAGTTCTTCGTGTGGTTGCGGGCGGGCTCGAGCACCAGCGCTTCGGAAGCCACCGAGCTCGTGGTGGACGCGGTCCGCAGAGGACCGCAGACTGCGAACAACGGCGGTGTCACCGACGCCGCAGCTGTCGCGAACACGTCCGATGAGCGGCAAGGGAGCGGTAGTTGA
- a CDS encoding HAD-IIA family hydrolase has protein sequence MTGSLLENHDVVLLDLDGTVYRGGQLAPGADEAIDGLRRDGVHARYVTNNASKPGQAVADHLNSLGLSADVTEVSTSAQAGAALLGQQLSAGANVLVVGTDALAGEIEHVGLTPVRRFEDKPVAVVQGHSPETAWWNLAEACLAIRAGALWVASNSDATLPTERGELPGNGAMVTALRAATGREPQVAGKPELPLLERAVASADARRPLMVGDRLDTDIAGAVRYGMPSLMVFTGVGTPAEVLFAPPDARPDHLAEDMRALFRPIDDSAVGEQQQWKVRVGERSLELTANAAAGGGDRLTALRALCAAWWAAGSGEVALQAGDAEASRALRELGLD, from the coding sequence GTGACCGGCTCTCTGCTCGAGAACCACGACGTGGTTCTGTTGGATCTCGATGGCACCGTCTACAGGGGCGGGCAGCTGGCTCCTGGGGCTGACGAAGCCATCGATGGTCTGCGTCGAGATGGTGTGCACGCGCGCTACGTCACGAACAACGCGTCGAAACCGGGGCAGGCCGTCGCCGATCACCTGAACTCACTCGGGCTCAGCGCTGACGTGACCGAGGTGAGCACCAGCGCGCAAGCAGGAGCTGCTCTGTTGGGGCAGCAGCTGTCCGCGGGTGCCAACGTTCTCGTGGTCGGGACGGATGCGCTGGCAGGGGAAATCGAGCACGTCGGCCTCACTCCGGTGCGGCGGTTCGAGGATAAGCCGGTCGCAGTGGTGCAGGGCCATTCGCCGGAGACCGCGTGGTGGAACCTGGCCGAAGCTTGTTTGGCGATCCGGGCCGGGGCGTTGTGGGTCGCCTCCAACTCCGATGCGACATTGCCGACCGAGCGCGGTGAACTGCCCGGCAACGGCGCCATGGTGACCGCCCTGCGCGCTGCAACCGGCCGGGAGCCGCAGGTCGCGGGCAAACCGGAACTGCCGCTATTGGAGCGTGCCGTGGCTTCCGCCGACGCGCGGCGCCCGTTGATGGTGGGAGATCGGTTGGACACCGACATTGCGGGCGCAGTCCGGTACGGGATGCCGTCACTGATGGTGTTCACCGGCGTGGGTACTCCGGCCGAGGTGTTGTTCGCACCACCCGACGCGCGCCCGGATCACTTGGCCGAGGACATGCGAGCTCTGTTCCGGCCGATCGATGACTCTGCGGTCGGCGAACAGCAGCAGTGGAAGGTCCGCGTCGGGGAACGCTCCTTGGAGCTCACGGCAAATGCCGCGGCTGGCGGCGGTGACCGGCTCACGGCGCTGCGCGCGTTGTGCGCTGCGTGGTGGGCGGCCGGTTCCGGCGAGGTCGCCTTGCAGGCGGGCGACGCGGAAGCGAGTCGGGCATTGCGGGAACTCGGTCTGGACTGA